The proteins below come from a single Hippocampus zosterae strain Florida chromosome 5, ASM2543408v3, whole genome shotgun sequence genomic window:
- the gem gene encoding GTP-binding protein GEM: MMSSVRRHSLRLQSELHRWSICDPDSLLARVPACISRSKSCASSAGESDGGGSRGSLSSSSDSVISTDSVNPYRVVLLGAGGVGKTAFACIFSGAADSMDSDDCELCGDELREKELHVDGEAATITLLDTWDEDNDGEWAQECCMQSGDAFLLLYSITDRSSFLRASELRITLRRLRPAQHTPIILVGNKCDLVRRRQVSTNEGRACAAIFDCKFIETSAAMQHNVWEAFHGIVRQLRLRRDSKGSGRAACRPRRESLPIKAKRFLDKIVARNNPSVAFWLKSKSCHDLSVL; the protein is encoded by the exons ATGATGTCCAGCGTGCGCCGGCACAGCCTCCGCCTCCAGAGCGAGCTCCACCGCTGGAGCATCTGCGACCCGGACAGCCTCCTCGCCCGCGTCCCCGCTTGCATCTCCCGATCCAAATCGTGCGCAAGCTCCGCCGGAGAGTCCGACGGAGGCGGCAGCCGCGGTAGCTTGTCCTCGTCGTCCGACTCGGTCATCTCCACTGATTCGGTCAACCCGTACCGCGTGGTGCTCCTCGGGGCCGGCGGGGTCGGGAAGACCGCCTTCGCCTGCATCTTCTCCGGGGCGGCGGACAGCATGGACAGCGATGACTGCGAGCTGTGTGGAG aTGAACTACGCGAGAAGGAACTTCACGTGGATGGAGAGGCTGCAACAATCACTCTGTTGGACACATGGGATGAAGAC AATGACGGTGAATGGGCTCAGGAGTGCTGCATGCAGTCAGGTGACGCCTTCCTGCTACTGTACTCCATAACCGATCGATCATCCTTTCTGCGGGCGTCCGAGCTGCGCATCACGCTGCGCCGCCTTCGCCCAGCCCAACACACGCCCATCATCCTGGTGGGCAACAAGTGTGACCTGGTGCGACGCAGGCAGGTTTCTACCAACG AAGGCCGCGCCTGCGCCGCCATCTTCGACTGCAAGTTCATCGAGACCTCCGCCGCCATGCAGCACAACGTGTGGGAGGCCTTCCATGGCATTGTGCGACAGCTGCGTCTGCGCAGGGACTCCAAGGGCAGCGGGCGCGCTGCTTGCCGCCCCCGTCGGGAGAGCCTCCCCATCAAGGCCAAGCGTTTTCTCGACAAAATAGTGGCCAGGAACAATCCCAGCGTCGCATTCTGGCTCAAGTCTAAATCCTGCCACGACTTGTCTGTTCTGTAA